ttgcaggcgaattctttaccagctgagccacaagggaagaccaagaatactggagtgggtagcctatccctcccccatcttcccaacccaggaatcaaagcagggcctcctgcattgcaggtggattcgttaccaattgggctatcagggaagccctataatagAAGTCTTACAGTTCAGttcggagaaggccatggcaccccactccagtactcctgcctggaaaattccatggatggagaagcccggtaggctgcagtccaggggttgctatgaatcggacacaactgagcgacttcacttttacttttcactttcatgcactggagaaggaaatggcaacccactcgagtattcttgcctggagaatcccagggacgggggagcctggtgggctaccgtctatggggtcacacagagtcggacacgactgaagcgacttagcagcagcagcagcagttcagttcagttgctcagtcgtgtccaactctttgcgatcccaagaaccgcagcacactaggcctccctgtctatcaccaactcccggagtccactcaaacccatgtttattgtgtcggtgatggcatccaaccatctcatcctctgtcatccccttctcctcctgccctcaatctttcccagcatcagggtcttttcaaatgagtcagctcttcgcatcaggtggccaaactactggagtttcagcttcaacatcaatccctccaatgaacacccagaactgatctcctttaggatggactggttggatctccttgcagtccaagggacttgcaagagtcttctccaacatccatacatgactactggaataaccatagccttgactagatgaacctttgttgacaaagtattgtctctgctttttatttattttttttgctttgaagCCACTCTTCATTCCCTCCCTGGCCCTtcccccactcccagccctgcGGGCTCACAGGGTGCCTCCAGGGCCCGTAGGTGGTGCAGGGGTCTTGCCTGTGACCTTGTTGGCACAGTCCAGCAGGGCAGTGTGAATGTCCTTGGCACAGGCAATCTGGGCTTTGATGACCGCCAGGTACTGCGGGTAGGGCAGGCTGTCAGGCTGGACGGCATCAGGCTTGGTGGCTGTGGGCACCAGTGTTGGAGAGTGCTTGGCACTGTTGCAGCTCTGTGACAAACACTCATGTGCCAGGCGCAGGCAGAGCTCTAGCTGGTCACAAAGTGCATAGAACTCTTCCAGACACTTGTCAAAGCACTGAATGGGTCCATCGCTGCTCTTTTGTCCATTGTCAATGTTAGTGTTCTGAATCAGGT
The window above is part of the Dama dama isolate Ldn47 chromosome 13, ASM3311817v1, whole genome shotgun sequence genome. Proteins encoded here:
- the LOC133067874 gene encoding mediator of RNA polymerase II transcription subunit 29-like, with amino-acid sequence MAASQQQASATSSAASVSGPGSAGGSGSQQQPQPPAQLVGPAQSGLLQQQQQDFDPVQRYKMLIPQLKESLQTLMKVAAQNLIQNTNIDNGQKSSDGPIQCFDKCLEEFYALCDQLELCLRLAHECLSQSCNSAKHSPTLVPTATKPDAVQPDSLPYPQYLAVIKAQIACAKDIHTALLDCANKVTGKTPAPPTGPGGTL